A genomic region of Leptolyngbya sp. NIES-2104 contains the following coding sequences:
- the uvrA gene encoding excinuclease ABC subunit UvrA gives MPKRVSKSKSSESPVLSPDLGAEIESNGSKNATRKIVSLNSIRIRGARQHNLKNVDLELPRDQLIVFTGVSGSGKSSLAFDTIFAEGQRRYVESLSAYARQFLGQVDKPDVDAIEGLSPAISIDQKSTSHNPRSTVGTVTEIYDYMRLLYGRAGNPHCPICDRSISPQTIDQMVDRVMELPDRTRFQILAPVVRGKKGTHRKLISGLAAEGFVRVRIDGEVRELSDSIELDKNQLHTIEVVVDRLVKKDDMQERLSDSLTTCLKRSGGIAVVDLMQEGSEEQPSELVFSENFACPEHGAVMEELSPRLFSFNSPYGACPNCHGIGSHRTFSPELIIPNPNLPVYASIAPWSDKDNTYYLSLICSVAEAFGFDIQTPWNQLTPEQQHVMLFGSKDPIWIEVDSRYRENKGYHRRYEGAIPLLDRQYQEASSDLYKQKLEQYLIDQACDMCGGKRLKPESLAVRLGQYRIHEFTGVSIRECLDRVENLELSDRQAQIGDLVLREIKARLQFLLDVGLDYLTLDRTAMTLSGGEAQRIRLATQIGAGLTGVLYVLDEPSIGLHQRDNTRLLNTLTKLRDLGNTLIVVEHDEETIRAADHLVDIGPGAGVHGGRIVAQGDLDTLLNAEESLTGAYLSGRRSIQTPAERREGNGRSLIIRDAIRNNLKQVDVEFPLGKLVCVTGVSGSGKSTLINELLYPAIQHHFGQKVPQPKEMKPVKGLDALDKAIVIDQSPIGRTPRSNPATYTGVFDCIRDVFSETIEAKARGYKPGQFSFNVKGGRCEACSGQGVNVIEMNFLPDVYVQCDVCKGARYNRETLQVKFKGKSIADVLSMTVEEGAEFFQNIPQAANRLQTLVDVGLGYMRLGQTAPTLSGGEAQRVKLATELSRRATGKTLYLIDEPTTGLSFYDVHKLLDVIQRLVDKGNSVLVIEHNLDVIRCSDWIIDLGPEGGDRGGEIVAIGTPEEVAKNPRSYTGQYLQPVLKQYPSGS, from the coding sequence ATGCCAAAGCGTGTTAGCAAATCCAAAAGCTCCGAATCTCCCGTATTAAGTCCCGATTTGGGAGCCGAAATCGAATCGAACGGGTCGAAAAACGCTACGAGAAAAATCGTTTCGCTCAATTCAATTCGGATTCGCGGCGCACGCCAGCATAATTTGAAAAATGTGGATCTCGAATTGCCACGAGATCAGTTGATTGTGTTCACGGGCGTTTCAGGATCAGGAAAGTCTTCTCTGGCGTTCGATACGATTTTTGCAGAGGGACAGCGGCGATATGTTGAATCTCTGAGTGCTTATGCACGTCAATTTTTAGGACAAGTTGATAAGCCCGATGTTGATGCGATCGAGGGTCTCAGTCCAGCCATTTCGATCGATCAAAAATCGACTTCGCACAATCCGCGATCGACGGTCGGAACTGTGACCGAAATTTACGACTATATGCGCTTGCTGTATGGTCGAGCAGGTAATCCTCATTGTCCAATTTGCGATCGATCAATTTCACCGCAAACGATCGATCAAATGGTCGATCGAGTGATGGAACTCCCGGATCGAACTCGGTTTCAAATTCTCGCGCCTGTGGTTCGAGGCAAGAAAGGAACGCATCGTAAACTGATTTCAGGACTTGCAGCAGAAGGATTTGTGCGAGTTCGGATCGATGGAGAAGTTCGGGAATTAAGTGACTCGATCGAGCTTGATAAAAATCAATTGCACACGATCGAAGTCGTGGTCGATCGCTTAGTGAAAAAGGACGATATGCAAGAACGTCTTAGCGATTCGCTGACGACTTGTTTAAAGCGATCGGGCGGAATTGCGGTAGTCGATCTAATGCAGGAAGGCTCAGAAGAGCAGCCATCAGAACTCGTTTTTTCTGAGAATTTCGCCTGCCCAGAACACGGCGCAGTGATGGAAGAACTGTCTCCCCGGTTGTTCTCGTTTAACTCGCCGTATGGAGCCTGTCCAAACTGTCATGGAATCGGCAGCCATCGCACGTTTTCACCTGAGTTGATTATTCCGAATCCGAATCTTCCGGTTTATGCGTCGATCGCGCCTTGGTCAGACAAAGACAATACCTATTATTTGTCACTGATTTGCAGTGTCGCTGAGGCTTTCGGTTTCGATATTCAAACACCTTGGAATCAACTCACTCCAGAACAACAGCACGTCATGTTGTTTGGTTCCAAAGATCCGATTTGGATCGAAGTCGATTCGCGGTATCGGGAAAATAAAGGCTATCACCGTCGATATGAAGGGGCGATTCCGTTGCTCGATCGACAATATCAAGAAGCGAGTTCTGACCTGTACAAACAGAAGTTAGAACAATATTTGATCGATCAAGCTTGTGATATGTGCGGCGGAAAACGATTAAAGCCGGAATCGCTTGCAGTGCGGTTAGGACAATATCGAATTCATGAATTTACAGGCGTTTCGATTCGGGAATGTTTGGATCGAGTTGAAAATTTAGAGTTGAGCGATCGACAAGCGCAAATCGGGGATCTCGTTCTGCGAGAGATCAAAGCGAGATTGCAGTTTTTGTTAGATGTTGGCTTGGATTATTTAACGCTCGATCGCACTGCGATGACGCTTTCCGGTGGTGAAGCGCAACGGATTCGATTAGCAACCCAAATCGGCGCAGGACTCACAGGCGTTCTGTACGTTCTAGACGAGCCGAGCATCGGACTGCACCAGCGCGATAACACTCGATTGCTCAATACATTGACCAAACTGCGCGATCTAGGAAATACTTTGATCGTCGTCGAACACGATGAAGAAACGATTCGGGCAGCGGATCATCTAGTCGATATTGGACCTGGTGCAGGCGTTCACGGTGGACGAATTGTGGCTCAAGGCGATTTAGACACGCTCTTGAATGCAGAAGAATCGCTAACCGGAGCTTATCTTTCCGGTCGTCGATCGATTCAAACTCCCGCAGAACGTCGAGAAGGAAATGGTCGATCGCTAATCATCCGTGATGCTATCCGCAATAATCTCAAACAGGTCGATGTCGAATTTCCACTGGGTAAATTAGTCTGCGTTACAGGCGTTTCCGGCTCTGGAAAATCCACGCTAATTAACGAACTGCTTTATCCTGCAATTCAGCATCATTTCGGGCAAAAGGTTCCTCAGCCGAAAGAGATGAAGCCTGTAAAAGGTTTGGATGCGTTAGATAAAGCGATCGTGATTGATCAATCTCCGATCGGGCGCACTCCTCGATCGAATCCTGCCACTTACACAGGCGTTTTCGATTGCATTCGCGATGTCTTTTCCGAAACGATCGAAGCCAAAGCCAGAGGCTACAAACCCGGTCAATTCTCGTTTAACGTCAAGGGCGGACGCTGTGAAGCCTGTAGCGGTCAAGGCGTGAACGTGATCGAAATGAATTTCCTTCCCGATGTATATGTGCAATGCGATGTATGCAAAGGGGCACGATACAACCGCGAAACGTTGCAGGTGAAATTCAAAGGAAAATCGATCGCAGATGTCTTAAGCATGACGGTCGAAGAAGGAGCCGAATTCTTCCAGAACATTCCTCAAGCTGCGAATCGGCTTCAAACTCTAGTCGATGTTGGTCTTGGCTATATGCGCCTCGGTCAAACGGCTCCAACGCTCTCCGGTGGGGAAGCGCAACGGGTCAAACTCGCGACCGAACTTTCTCGACGCGCCACCGGAAAAACACTCTATCTAATTGATGAACCCACGACCGGATTATCGTTCTACGATGTTCACAAACTTCTCGATGTGATCCAGCGATTAGTCGATAAAGGCAATTCGGTCTTGGTGATCGAACACAATTTAGACGTGATTCGATGTTCAGATTGGATTATTGATCTCGGTCCTGAAGGCGGCGATCGAGGCGGCGAAATTGTTGCGATCGGAACACCCGAAGAAGTTGCAAAAAACCCGCGTTCTTACACGGGTCAATACCTTCAGCCAGTTCTAAAACAATACCCATCGGGATCATGA
- a CDS encoding ammonium transporter, translating into MLKKTMWTALTTLALLSIPVMGSALADPATAESAKAAADQATIQGDTAWMLVSAALVLLMTPGLAFFYGGFVRSRNVLNTMMMSFILMGIVGVSWILWGYSLSFAPGTPFIGGLQWLFLNGVGLETTDYLKGSQPDAVVSYAATIPHQLFMIYQAMFAIITPALISGAIVERMSFKAYFWFIVLWSSILYPIFAHMVWAKGGFLGLYGGLGALDFAGGTVVHISSGVSALVAAWVLGARKTYPSQPAAPHNVPYILLGAGLLWFGWFGFNGGSALASGALATVAFVTTTTSASAAALMWVILEWVLRGKPTAVGIATGAVAGLVGITPAAGFVTPVAAILIGAITATACFFAVSLKAKLQFDDSLDTFPVHGVGGTVGAIITGIFATKTVNAAGADGLLYGNPSQVITQIEAVAITYVIAAIGTYVILKVLQAVFGTLRVDPDAEYQGVDVNEHGEEGYGEELGSAFTMSRVE; encoded by the coding sequence GTGTTGAAGAAAACCATGTGGACAGCGCTCACCACGTTAGCGCTCTTAAGTATTCCAGTGATGGGTAGTGCTCTAGCTGATCCGGCAACGGCGGAATCAGCGAAAGCGGCAGCGGATCAAGCAACAATTCAAGGCGATACGGCGTGGATGCTTGTATCAGCGGCGTTGGTGTTGTTGATGACTCCGGGTTTAGCATTCTTTTATGGTGGATTTGTTCGATCGAGAAATGTCCTCAATACGATGATGATGAGCTTCATCCTCATGGGAATTGTCGGCGTATCTTGGATTCTCTGGGGTTATAGCCTTTCGTTTGCGCCAGGAACTCCGTTTATCGGTGGCTTGCAGTGGCTATTTCTAAACGGGGTTGGACTAGAAACGACCGATTACCTAAAAGGGAGTCAGCCCGATGCAGTCGTTTCTTATGCAGCAACGATCCCCCACCAGTTGTTTATGATCTATCAAGCGATGTTTGCGATCATCACACCTGCATTGATTTCGGGTGCGATCGTGGAACGGATGAGCTTTAAGGCATACTTCTGGTTTATCGTGCTGTGGTCGAGCATTCTCTATCCAATTTTTGCTCATATGGTTTGGGCGAAAGGCGGATTCTTGGGACTGTATGGCGGTTTGGGTGCGTTGGACTTTGCAGGCGGAACCGTGGTTCACATCAGTTCGGGTGTGTCGGCACTGGTTGCGGCTTGGGTACTGGGCGCTCGGAAGACTTATCCCAGTCAACCTGCTGCACCGCATAACGTGCCCTACATTCTGTTAGGTGCGGGCTTGCTGTGGTTTGGTTGGTTTGGGTTCAACGGTGGAAGCGCATTAGCATCGGGAGCTTTGGCAACGGTTGCATTCGTGACAACGACGACCTCTGCTTCAGCAGCAGCTTTGATGTGGGTGATTTTGGAATGGGTCTTGCGCGGTAAACCGACTGCGGTTGGAATTGCGACAGGCGCGGTTGCGGGATTAGTGGGGATTACACCCGCAGCGGGATTCGTGACTCCGGTGGCAGCGATTCTGATTGGTGCAATTACAGCGACAGCTTGTTTCTTTGCAGTGAGCTTGAAGGCGAAACTTCAGTTTGATGATTCGCTCGATACGTTCCCGGTTCATGGTGTGGGCGGAACGGTTGGCGCAATTATTACGGGTATTTTCGCCACGAAAACTGTCAATGCTGCGGGCGCAGATGGTTTACTGTACGGCAATCCGAGCCAGGTAATTACACAGATCGAAGCGGTTGCGATTACTTATGTGATTGCAGCGATCGGAACGTATGTGATTCTGAAAGTTCTGCAAGCGGTGTTTGGAACGCTGCGAGTTGATCCGGATGCGGAATATCAAGGCGTTGACGTGAACGAACACGGCGAGGAAGGCTACGGCGAAGAGCTTGGCTCTGCCTTTACGATGAGCCGAGTCGAATAA
- the smpB gene encoding SsrA-binding protein SmpB has protein sequence MSDKKDEGIKIVSDNRQARFQYEILETYETGIELVGTEVKSIREGRVNLRDGFALVRNSEVFLHNVHISPHKTASLVFNHDPTRTRKLLLRKDEIRKLVGKVEQQGLTLVPLKMYMKRGWVKVDLALVRGKKLYDKREDSKRRDDQREMQRAMKSW, from the coding sequence ATGAGCGACAAGAAAGACGAAGGCATCAAAATTGTTAGCGATAACCGTCAGGCGCGGTTCCAGTACGAGATTCTGGAAACCTACGAGACGGGGATCGAACTAGTGGGAACCGAAGTAAAGTCGATTCGCGAGGGTCGGGTGAACTTACGAGACGGGTTCGCACTGGTTCGCAATAGCGAAGTTTTTCTCCACAACGTTCACATTTCGCCCCACAAGACCGCAAGCTTGGTGTTTAATCACGATCCCACTCGGACTCGGAAACTGTTGCTGCGAAAAGATGAAATTCGGAAATTGGTCGGAAAGGTTGAACAGCAAGGATTAACGCTGGTTCCGCTGAAGATGTATATGAAACGGGGCTGGGTCAAGGTTGATCTCGCACTGGTTCGCGGTAAGAAGCTGTACGACAAGCGAGAAGATTCTAAACGTCGGGATGACCAACGGGAAATGCAGCGGGCGATGAAGAGTTGGTAG
- a CDS encoding DUF2795 domain-containing protein has product MAKVNPIDVQKHLKGLDYPATKEDVIKHAEKNGADEELKALLQDLPDEEYAKPTDVNKAIGQVE; this is encoded by the coding sequence ATGGCGAAAGTCAATCCGATCGATGTTCAAAAACATCTCAAAGGACTCGATTATCCAGCAACAAAAGAAGATGTGATTAAACACGCAGAAAAAAATGGTGCAGATGAGGAATTGAAAGCACTGTTGCAGGATTTACCGGATGAGGAATATGCAAAGCCAACAGATGTGAATAAAGCGATCGGTCAAGTTGAATAA
- a CDS encoding chlorophyll a/b-binding protein, translating into MQTPPSTTDLPISTAYNGKDRNAFLFGWTPQAELWNGRFAMIGFLAYLLWDLAGYSVVRDLLHLVG; encoded by the coding sequence ATGCAAACTCCTCCTAGCACGACCGATTTACCGATTTCTACCGCATACAATGGCAAAGACCGCAACGCATTCTTGTTTGGTTGGACTCCCCAAGCCGAACTGTGGAATGGTCGGTTCGCAATGATTGGTTTTCTCGCATATCTCCTTTGGGATTTAGCTGGTTATAGTGTTGTTCGTGATTTGTTGCACTTAGTTGGATAA
- the petN gene encoding cytochrome b6-f complex subunit PetN: MDILSLGWVALLSVFTFSIAMVVWGRNGF, from the coding sequence ATGGATATTTTGTCACTCGGTTGGGTCGCGCTCTTATCCGTTTTTACCTTCTCGATCGCAATGGTCGTCTGGGGTCGAAACGGCTTCTAA
- a CDS encoding STAS domain-containing protein, whose protein sequence is MELLTRTIQFPETLDDMAIAQFQEQVEEAVHSDAAVILVDFAKVEFMSSPGLMALVIAFKRSREAGKPMLLQSINERIRMLLELTGMEKVFEIMESPVEESEQVLVSK, encoded by the coding sequence ATGGAATTATTAACTCGGACCATTCAGTTCCCAGAAACGTTAGATGATATGGCGATCGCACAATTCCAGGAGCAAGTGGAAGAAGCCGTTCATTCGGATGCGGCTGTGATTCTCGTGGATTTTGCGAAGGTTGAGTTCATGAGTAGTCCTGGTTTGATGGCGTTGGTGATTGCATTTAAGCGATCGCGTGAAGCAGGTAAACCGATGCTTCTGCAATCAATCAATGAGCGAATTAGAATGCTTTTAGAACTGACCGGGATGGAAAAAGTATTTGAAATAATGGAAAGCCCCGTTGAAGAAAGCGAACAAGTTCTAGTTAGTAAGTAA
- a CDS encoding tetratricopeptide repeat protein, which produces MSPSPEFQSSIDESVSTWLERGDELFQLQRYREAIAAYDKAIEFQSTYTAWFKRGIACENLQRFEEALECYNTVVELQPDDYLAWFKRGAVLENLNQPKEALVCYRRVIELQPENYWAWYDTGKVLETLKRYEEAVEAFDRAVQLKPSFQLAVESRRRILSQIQQVDSLYDLPPDDLEDCEETVSGDEASTWLMRGMAFEGQTQFGAALDAYNQAVDLQPNDHLAWFKRATVLQNLRRFEDAIAAYDKVIELQPENYWGWHDRGKTLEAIEQYEEALLSYIRAIQIRADWQAAIEGRQRVLAKLNSGAHPQKQSTPADHYGAWFQKGQVLEKLQHHAGATIAANQSVKLNPSDPEVLRWRGNVLYTLARYEEAIAFYDKAIQLQPENANLWCCSASSLIKLRRFREAIACFDKALELQPNHHGAWYWRGRVMAELKRDRDALYSYDQALKYNPNFQPAIRDRAKLQND; this is translated from the coding sequence ATGTCACCGTCACCTGAGTTCCAATCCTCGATCGATGAATCTGTCTCGACCTGGTTAGAGCGAGGCGACGAACTGTTTCAACTCCAACGCTACCGAGAAGCGATCGCGGCTTACGATAAAGCGATCGAATTTCAATCGACTTACACTGCCTGGTTTAAGCGGGGAATCGCGTGTGAGAATTTGCAGCGATTTGAAGAAGCGTTAGAGTGCTACAACACTGTTGTTGAACTTCAGCCCGACGATTATTTGGCGTGGTTTAAGCGGGGAGCAGTTTTAGAGAATTTGAACCAGCCCAAAGAGGCATTGGTTTGCTATCGGCGGGTGATTGAACTTCAGCCTGAAAATTACTGGGCGTGGTACGACACCGGAAAAGTTTTAGAAACATTGAAACGGTATGAGGAAGCGGTCGAGGCATTCGATCGAGCGGTTCAGTTAAAGCCGAGTTTTCAATTAGCGGTCGAAAGTCGGCGGCGAATTTTGTCGCAGATTCAGCAAGTCGATTCGCTGTACGATCTACCACCCGATGATTTAGAAGATTGCGAAGAAACCGTTTCAGGCGATGAGGCATCTACTTGGTTGATGCGAGGAATGGCGTTTGAAGGTCAGACACAATTTGGGGCGGCGTTAGATGCTTACAATCAAGCCGTTGATTTGCAGCCGAATGATCATCTAGCTTGGTTCAAACGAGCGACTGTTTTACAAAATTTGCGGCGGTTCGAGGACGCGATCGCAGCTTACGACAAAGTGATCGAACTTCAGCCTGAAAATTATTGGGGCTGGCACGATCGCGGAAAAACGCTGGAAGCGATTGAACAATACGAAGAGGCGCTACTCTCGTACATTCGTGCGATTCAGATTCGAGCTGATTGGCAAGCAGCGATCGAGGGACGGCAGCGAGTTTTAGCGAAGTTAAATTCGGGCGCACACCCTCAGAAACAATCGACTCCAGCGGATCACTACGGTGCTTGGTTCCAGAAAGGTCAGGTTTTAGAAAAACTCCAGCACCATGCAGGAGCGACGATCGCAGCAAATCAATCGGTCAAACTGAATCCGTCTGATCCTGAAGTGTTGCGCTGGCGTGGAAATGTTTTGTATACCTTGGCGCGATATGAAGAAGCGATCGCGTTTTACGACAAAGCGATTCAACTTCAGCCAGAGAATGCGAATTTATGGTGTTGTTCTGCGAGTTCGTTAATTAAACTACGACGATTTCGAGAAGCGATCGCATGTTTTGATAAGGCACTTGAACTTCAACCGAATCATCACGGGGCTTGGTACTGGCGCGGTCGGGTAATGGCGGAATTAAAGCGCGATCGAGATGCACTCTATTCGTACGATCAAGCTCTGAAATACAATCCAAATTTTCAGCCTGCAATTCGCGATCGCGCCAAACTTCAGAACGATTAG
- a CDS encoding PEP-CTERM sorting domain-containing protein: MKTLLSVALFTGFGWLGFASSLQAATLTQEFEFTIDRLTRPPGETVLPPSAPPIGTRGFGRLTFDTNLIQFGVSNPFYNTMSRPVYFTRQPTSLLIDFFGNRYTSLPVFRGAAPRDTPIFVFNRTGTGGYQLSYFDFGTGNESTLIAISGLSGANQGQFSYFGGSGIADARVTFTNSSEVIPEPTTIAGVPTAIALSWAFHRRLKRRSKPR, from the coding sequence ATGAAAACGCTTTTATCGGTAGCCTTATTCACCGGATTCGGTTGGCTAGGCTTCGCTTCATCGCTTCAAGCCGCTACTTTGACGCAAGAATTTGAATTTACTATCGATCGTCTTACAAGACCGCCAGGTGAAACAGTCCTTCCACCTTCAGCTCCACCGATTGGAACGAGAGGATTTGGCAGATTGACGTTTGACACCAATCTGATTCAGTTTGGTGTGAGTAATCCGTTTTACAATACGATGAGTCGCCCTGTCTATTTCACACGCCAGCCGACGAGTCTCTTGATCGATTTTTTCGGCAATCGCTACACCAGTCTTCCAGTCTTTCGCGGTGCGGCTCCACGGGATACTCCGATCTTCGTATTTAATCGGACTGGAACTGGGGGCTATCAGTTGAGTTATTTTGACTTCGGAACGGGGAATGAATCAACCTTGATCGCCATCAGCGGATTGAGCGGTGCTAATCAGGGTCAATTTAGTTACTTCGGTGGGTCTGGAATCGCGGATGCCAGGGTGACTTTTACCAATTCGTCGGAAGTGATTCCGGAGCCAACAACGATCGCAGGTGTCCCGACCGCGATCGCGCTTTCCTGGGCGTTTCATCGTCGATTGAAACGTCGATCGAAACCCCGCTAA
- a CDS encoding alpha/beta fold hydrolase yields the protein MIETWTHDRIFTNGINLHYITQGEGDLILFLHGFPEFWYSWRKQIPEFAKDHKAVAIDLRGYNDSDKPAGNDAYRMSEFVEDVKGVIEGLGYQRCTLVGHDWGGAIAWNFAYAYPQMLDKLIILNLPHPAKFSQGLTTPQQPLKSWYVFFFQVPGVPEFLIQLNDYKVLESAFLGMAVNKNAFTKEDIEQYKNALAKRGALTATINYYRNAFQSGIVGKNWGVLNVPTLMIWGEEDTALGKELTYGTEQYVKDFRIRYIPKCSHWVQQEQPELVNQYIREFI from the coding sequence ATGATCGAAACTTGGACACACGATCGCATTTTCACAAACGGAATCAATCTGCATTACATCACTCAAGGCGAAGGTGATTTAATTCTATTTCTGCATGGCTTTCCTGAATTCTGGTATTCGTGGCGCAAACAAATTCCAGAATTTGCCAAAGATCATAAAGCGGTTGCGATCGACCTTCGAGGCTACAACGACAGCGATAAACCTGCTGGAAATGATGCCTATCGTATGTCCGAATTTGTCGAAGACGTGAAAGGCGTGATCGAAGGATTAGGCTATCAGCGCTGTACGCTTGTGGGGCACGATTGGGGAGGTGCGATCGCTTGGAATTTCGCCTACGCTTATCCTCAAATGCTGGATAAATTGATCATTCTAAATCTTCCTCATCCTGCTAAATTTTCACAAGGATTAACGACACCCCAACAGCCACTAAAAAGCTGGTATGTCTTCTTTTTCCAAGTTCCAGGTGTGCCGGAATTTCTAATTCAGCTAAACGATTACAAGGTTCTAGAATCTGCGTTTCTAGGAATGGCAGTCAATAAAAATGCGTTTACGAAAGAAGACATTGAGCAGTATAAAAACGCGTTGGCAAAACGCGGTGCTTTAACTGCAACCATCAATTACTATCGCAACGCTTTTCAGTCTGGAATTGTCGGGAAAAATTGGGGCGTTCTCAATGTACCAACCCTGATGATTTGGGGAGAAGAAGACACTGCACTCGGCAAAGAATTAACGTATGGAACTGAGCAATACGTAAAAGATTTTCGGATTCGGTATATTCCTAAATGTAGCCATTGGGTTCAGCAAGAACAGCCCGAATTAGTGAATCAATACATTCGAGAATTTATCTAA
- a CDS encoding ammonium transporter translates to MVLKASLKHKTQVRRKKPALLKSWEALVRTLSQLTPSWQMSIPLTVAIVGLWSYAAVAQTPPTVESVATATADLKVGLDTMWVMIAGFLVFFMNAGFCMLETGMCRQKNAVNVLAKNLIVFALSTIAFWSIGFGLMFSDGNGWLGTSGGFFLTGADNSPASLTDYKGIFSSLNWAGVPLAAKFFFQLVFAGTAATIVSGAVAERIKFIDFLIFSLLLVGIAYPITGHWIWGGGWLYKLGFFDFAGSTVVHAVGGWAALMGAAFLGPRIGKYNSDKSANAIPPHNMSIATLGALILWLGWFGFNPGSTMSVGNGSLIAHIALTTNTGGAFGAIAATIVAWAILGKPDLSMTINGLLAGLVAVTAGCAFITVPSAAIIGAIGGILVVFAVGFFDKLNIDDPVGAIAVHLVNGIWGTLALGLFAVGPSDQPGALYAAGPLAGLFAGGGINQLWIQFIGTITVGGFTVLISSIFWVILKSTLGIRVTAEEEIEGLDIGEHGMEAYAGFAKESSFGAASSYPSSASEATKYQ, encoded by the coding sequence ATGGTGTTAAAAGCATCGTTGAAGCATAAAACGCAAGTCCGCAGGAAAAAACCTGCACTGCTTAAGTCTTGGGAAGCTCTGGTTCGTACACTGAGTCAGTTAACTCCAAGTTGGCAAATGTCAATTCCACTGACAGTCGCGATCGTGGGTCTTTGGAGCTACGCGGCTGTTGCCCAAACCCCGCCCACGGTTGAAAGTGTTGCGACTGCGACTGCGGATCTCAAGGTCGGTCTAGACACAATGTGGGTAATGATCGCAGGCTTCCTGGTGTTCTTTATGAACGCAGGCTTCTGTATGCTTGAAACCGGGATGTGCCGTCAGAAAAACGCGGTCAACGTTCTCGCCAAGAACCTAATCGTGTTCGCGCTTTCGACGATCGCATTTTGGTCGATCGGATTCGGTCTCATGTTCAGCGACGGAAATGGCTGGCTCGGAACCAGTGGCGGATTTTTCCTGACTGGAGCAGACAACAGCCCTGCAAGCTTGACCGACTACAAGGGCATATTCTCATCGCTGAACTGGGCGGGTGTGCCTCTTGCGGCAAAGTTCTTCTTCCAACTCGTATTTGCTGGAACCGCAGCAACGATCGTGTCTGGTGCAGTGGCAGAACGCATCAAGTTTATCGACTTCTTGATCTTCAGCTTGCTCTTGGTCGGTATCGCTTACCCAATCACAGGTCACTGGATCTGGGGTGGCGGCTGGTTGTACAAGCTCGGATTCTTTGACTTTGCAGGTTCGACCGTGGTTCACGCAGTTGGCGGTTGGGCAGCCTTAATGGGTGCAGCCTTCCTCGGTCCGAGAATTGGCAAGTACAACTCAGACAAGTCAGCGAATGCGATTCCGCCTCACAACATGAGCATCGCAACCTTGGGTGCTTTGATTCTGTGGTTGGGTTGGTTCGGATTTAACCCCGGTTCAACCATGAGCGTGGGTAACGGTTCGTTGATTGCTCACATTGCATTGACCACGAATACGGGTGGTGCATTTGGTGCGATCGCAGCAACGATCGTGGCTTGGGCAATTCTCGGTAAGCCTGATTTGTCAATGACCATCAACGGTTTGCTGGCTGGATTAGTCGCAGTGACTGCGGGTTGTGCATTCATTACGGTTCCTTCGGCTGCAATCATTGGCGCGATCGGTGGCATCCTAGTCGTGTTCGCGGTTGGATTCTTCGACAAGTTGAACATTGATGATCCGGTCGGCGCGATCGCGGTTCACTTGGTGAATGGTATTTGGGGAACCTTGGCACTCGGTCTATTCGCAGTCGGTCCCAGCGATCAGCCTGGAGCACTTTACGCGGCAGGTCCGTTGGCAGGATTGTTCGCGGGTGGTGGAATCAACCAGCTTTGGATTCAGTTCATTGGAACGATCACGGTGGGTGGTTTCACGGTGCTCATTTCCAGCATCTTCTGGGTCATTCTGAAGTCTACGCTCGGTATCCGTGTGACGGCTGAAGAAGAAATCGAAGGCTTGGATATCGGCGAACATGGCATGGAAGCTTATGCTGGATTCGCGAAGGAAAGCTCGTTTGGTGCAGCGAGTAGCTATCCGAGCAGCGCTTCTGAAGCAACCAAGTACCAATAA